One window of the Dermacentor andersoni chromosome 10, qqDerAnde1_hic_scaffold, whole genome shotgun sequence genome contains the following:
- the LOC126543641 gene encoding uncharacterized protein has product MQCTAVALAMICIVVVRADRKCTKSGNCGPSTCGPLEVPVRGKPQRDSFCRPLFTPTWELQKLRTCVCKRGYLRNSWGECIPRKKCIPCKFRWQRDYRTCAPGCPATCNVPFSESCNKPCSEGCDCPPGYVVHPKLSKMCIKADKCLPKCPANSSFQACVSSCRPKCGRNPPKNCDTNCDTGACICNKGYAELEQGGKKTCVLQGMCSRYSRTKPLLQSNATRYTAGGAPSPVPTNLTSNTSRRPENVGLPVRQGQAPTNAGTTLGGKLPSGSGAMSSTAITIGTGGTLSPVATGTDGNVVHTGSEGTRSSVATVEPSTAAGTASVGTDSSGTTDLTTAVRENALPTVSLASAGSAVVPITEGATSQKPGGHLSLTNKTSTLVAGTLSLGTASLVGAAAGSLATGTHSAVRAGTGAAAVGFPTGVPAAPATEGTLRGGLETATEGTSSRYAPGLHTQVAPNTRGTVTDGAPGGAQPSVHAGGSISVNGAGNEANNLSSGATGLEEAAITENTHPSITLLHRGGVVEAGIVGTRPNFTTELPVAGTATSPVLGPVPISTGNGRNSLVMNAQGEPLGTAAWYGLTGVRPYRQGRHAHVNPPVHGTGFWFNPWRTLSPARVVYPPLQPRDFEYYPWRAPFISPLGHESTSFRFYPWCTPSLFPTGLRTIGLKFYPWGTPLGGNVGHGLAGFEVYPWGSSLGFSTGPHETSFGFDPWGTLSRFIAPNVAAVSRF; this is encoded by the exons CAGCTTCTGCAGGCCTCTATTCACTCCCACTTGGGAGCTGCAAAAACTGCGTACCTGCGTTTGCAAGCGAGGCTACCTGCGTAACTCCTGGGGCGAGTGCATCCCACGGAAGAAGTGCATCCCTTGCAAGTTTCGTTGGCAAAGGGATTATCGCACCTGCGCGCCAGGATGTCCTGCCACCTGCAATGTGCCATTCAGCGAGTCATGCAATAAGCCGTGCAGCGAAGGATGTGATTGCCCGCCTGGCTATGTGGT GCACCCAAAACTCTCGAAGATGTGCATCAAAGCCGACAAGTGTCTTCCAAAATGTCCGGCCAACTCAAGTTTCCAGGCATGCGTGTCGAGTTGTCGACCTAAGTGCGGTCGAAATCCACCTAAGAATTGCGACACTAACTGCGACACGGGCGCCTGCATCTGTAATAAGGGCTACGCTGAATTGGAGCAAGGCGGCAAGAAGACGTGCGTTCTCCAGGGAATGTGTTCCCGATATTCTCGTACGAAACCTTTATTGCAATCTAATGCGACACGGTATACGGCCGGGGGAGCGCCGTCACCTGTCCCAACAAATCTCACGTCGAACACCTCAAGACGCCCGGAGAACGTTGGTTTACCTGTCCGGCAAGGACAGGCCCCAACAAACGCTGGAACGACTCTCGGGGGCAAACTGCCAAGTGGTTCTGGAGCAATGAGTTCGACAGCCATCACCATAGGTACAGGGGGAACACTATCGCCTGTTGCCACAGGAACGGACGGGAACGTTGTCCACACGGGTAGTGAAGGTACGCGTTCATCCGTTGCTACAGTGGAGCCCTCGACTGCTGCCGGTACGGCCTCAGTAGGCACAGACTCAAGTGGAACCACGGACCTTACCACTGCTGTTAGAGAAAATGCACTGCCAACTGTTTCTCTTGCTTCGGCAGGCAGTGCTGTCGTTCCTATCACGGAAGGTGCTACTTCACAGAAGCCCGGAGGGCATTTGTCCCTTACTAACAAAACAAGCACATTGGTTGCGGGTACGCTTTCACTTGGTACTGCAAGCCTTGTCGGAGCTGCCGCCGGCAGTTTGGCAACAGGTACACACTCGGCTGTGCGCGCAGGTACTGGAGCAGCCGCAGTAGGATTTCCTACAGGAGTACCAGCAGCACCTGCTACCGAAGGTACGCTAAGAGGTGGTCTTGAGACAGCCACAGAAGGTACTAGTTCACGTTATGCTCCTGGGCTTCACACCCAAGTAGCACCAAACACAAGGGGTACAGTCACTGATGGCGCTCCAGGAGGTGCACAGCCATCTGTTCATGCTGGAGGGTCTATTTCTGTCAACGGTGCAGGAAATGAAGCCAATAATTTATCAAGTGGTGCCACAGGCCTGGAAGAGGCAGCAATAACGGAAAATACACACCCAAGTATTACCTTACTTCATCGCGGAGGTGTTGTTGAAGCCGGAATTGTCGGTACGCGCCCAAATTTTACTACGGAACTTCCCGTCGCTGGTACCGCCACTTCACCAGTTCTTGGTCCCGTACCAATTTCCACTGGGAACGGACGAAACAGTTTGGTTATGAATGCACAGGGAGAACCTTTAGGTACTGCTGCGTGGTATGGCTTGACAGGTGTCAGACCATACAGACAGGGCCGACACGCACACGTAAACCCACCTGTTCATGGGACCGGCTTCTGGTTCAACCCATGGCGTACACTCTCTCCGGCAAGAGTAGTGTACCCACCTTTGCAACCGCGGGATTTTGAGTACTACCCATGGCGCGCGCCATTTATTAGTCCTCTTGGACACGAATCAACTAGTTTTAGATTTTACCCTTGGTGTACACCATCGCTTTTTCCTACGGGGTTACGAACGATCGGGTTGAAGTTTTATCCATGGGGTACACCATTGGGTGGTAACGTAGGGCATGGTTTGGCTGGTTTCGAAGTCTATCCATGGGGTTCATCATTAGGGTTCAGCACAGGGCCTCATGAGACTTCCTTTGGATTTGATCCTTGGGGAACTCTCTCGCGTTTTATCGCGCCGAATGTTGCAGCTGTTTCCCGTTTTTAA